In Acidiphilium acidophilum, one genomic interval encodes:
- the tnpC gene encoding IS66 family transposase, with the protein MDRSDLQQLSKEQLIELVLRLQRPEKNSRTSSKPPSTDKKEKRENSRPGGAKLGHEPHNRQLADDPDEFRDHVPGICEQCGGAFSLDAAMELIGEYDEIEIPPVKPYVIRHRRFACRCAHCGSRAKVPAPAIATTTPFGLRIHALAVYFKGFQALSYERLSGLFRDAFGLVVSEGALMNMFIRSHIRFKVEAEKAKVVLRAAQIVASDETGVRIEGTNSYHWVFHCKDAVVHQPDYSRAARVADEMMGGHKPAVWISDRYSAQQKHGERHQTCLAHLARDTAFAFEHGSDDLPFRFRLWLGRAFDLAKEVATFTASTLARKKRELEGQLTVLLTVTTQCDLARQLQAKIGRARSQLLTFCDYPGRVEATNNTSERKLRPCVIQRKVTNGYRAMWAAEAEADVRTTVDTARLSGANPFAVIVNALT; encoded by the coding sequence ATGGACCGCAGTGATTTGCAGCAGCTGAGCAAGGAGCAACTGATCGAATTGGTGCTGCGGCTTCAGCGGCCGGAGAAGAATTCGCGCACGTCGTCCAAGCCGCCGTCGACGGACAAGAAGGAGAAGCGGGAGAATTCCCGGCCCGGTGGGGCGAAGCTGGGGCATGAGCCGCACAATCGGCAGTTGGCCGACGATCCCGACGAGTTTCGTGACCATGTGCCGGGGATTTGCGAGCAGTGCGGCGGGGCGTTTTCGTTGGACGCCGCGATGGAATTGATCGGCGAATACGACGAGATCGAAATCCCGCCTGTCAAACCCTATGTCATCCGCCACCGTCGCTTCGCCTGCCGCTGCGCGCATTGCGGTTCGCGAGCGAAGGTGCCGGCGCCCGCAATCGCGACGACGACGCCGTTCGGGCTGCGCATTCATGCGCTGGCGGTCTATTTCAAAGGCTTCCAGGCGCTGTCCTATGAGCGTTTGAGCGGCTTGTTCCGCGACGCTTTTGGGCTGGTCGTGAGCGAGGGCGCGTTGATGAACATGTTCATCCGCTCGCATATCCGGTTCAAAGTCGAGGCCGAAAAGGCGAAGGTCGTTTTGCGCGCGGCTCAGATCGTGGCCAGTGATGAAACCGGCGTCCGGATCGAGGGGACGAATTCTTATCACTGGGTCTTCCACTGCAAGGATGCGGTGGTGCATCAGCCCGATTATTCGCGCGCTGCCCGCGTCGCCGACGAGATGATGGGGGGTCATAAGCCGGCGGTTTGGATTTCGGATCGCTATTCGGCGCAGCAAAAGCATGGCGAACGGCATCAGACCTGCCTGGCGCATCTGGCGCGCGACACGGCGTTCGCGTTCGAGCATGGTTCCGACGATCTGCCCTTCCGATTCAGGCTTTGGCTGGGACGCGCGTTCGATCTGGCCAAGGAGGTCGCCACTTTCACCGCCTCGACGCTGGCGAGGAAAAAGCGGGAACTGGAAGGTCAGTTGACGGTATTGCTGACGGTGACGACCCAATGCGACCTCGCCCGGCAACTCCAGGCCAAGATCGGGCGCGCGAGAAGCCAGCTTCTCACCTTTTGCGATTATCCCGGCCGGGTCGAGGCAACGAACAACACGTCCGAGCGCAAACTCAGACCGTGCGTGATCCAGCGAAAGGTCACCAACGGCTATCGAGCCATGTGGGCCGCCGAAGCCGAAGCGGACGTCCGCACTACCGTCGACACCGCAAGGCTCAGCGGCGCAAACCCCTTCGCCGTGATCGTCAACGCCCTGACCTAA
- a CDS encoding carbohydrate porin: MEATYQAQITPWWQIQPDIQYVIKPGGGIPDPVDPAHTLRNELVIGIRTNITFLAAIDLPIMGMPT; the protein is encoded by the coding sequence ATCGAGGCGACTTATCAGGCCCAGATCACACCCTGGTGGCAGATCCAGCCCGATATCCAGTATGTCATCAAACCCGGCGGCGGCATTCCCGATCCGGTCGATCCCGCGCATACGCTGCGCAACGAGTTGGTGATTGGAATTCGGACCAACATCACGTTCTTAGCCGCCATTGACCTTCCGATCATGGGAATGCCTACATAG